A region of the Methylobacterium nodulans ORS 2060 genome:
CCTATGATCCGGCGACCAGGATGCTCACCTGGAAAGGCAACTACAGCGGGCTCACCGGTCCTGTCACGGCCGCGCACTTTCACGGCCCGGCCGAGCCGGGCCAGAACGCGGGCGTGCTCATCCCGGTGACGGCGACCACGAGCCCGTTCGAAGGCTCGACGCCTCTGGACGACGCGAAGGCGGCGGATCTGACGGCAGGCAAGCTCTACCTCAACATCCACACACGC
Encoded here:
- a CDS encoding CHRD domain-containing protein, whose product is MTRVIPCGVAALVLSLALGIAGAADAAGEKQTFRATLNGTSEVPPNQTKGTGEITATYDPATRMLTWKGNYSGLTGPVTAAHFHGPAEPGQNAGVLIPVTATTSPFEGSTPLDDAKAADLTAGKLYLNIHTREHPQGEIRGQVERAP